In one Moritella sp. 5 genomic region, the following are encoded:
- the frr gene encoding ribosome recycling factor has protein sequence MINEIKDDAQTRMGKSIEALKGQLSKVRTGRAHPSILNGITVSYYGANTPLNQIGNVGTEDSRTLSITVFDATMVQAVEKAIMMSDLGLNPQSAGTNIRIPLPALTEERRKSLIKVVRGDAEQGRVAIRNIRRDANGDIKALLKEKEIGEDDERRAQDDIQKLTDTYIKQVDSVLADKEKDLMEV, from the coding sequence GTGATCAACGAAATTAAAGATGACGCTCAGACCCGAATGGGCAAAAGTATCGAAGCATTGAAAGGTCAACTATCTAAAGTTCGAACTGGCCGTGCACACCCAAGTATCCTAAACGGTATTACGGTTTCTTACTATGGCGCTAACACTCCACTAAACCAAATTGGTAATGTTGGTACTGAAGATTCACGTACACTTAGCATTACTGTATTTGATGCGACTATGGTACAAGCGGTAGAAAAAGCAATCATGATGTCTGATTTGGGTCTTAACCCACAGTCTGCAGGTACGAATATCCGTATTCCATTACCAGCACTTACTGAAGAGCGTCGTAAGAGCTTAATCAAAGTTGTGCGTGGAGATGCTGAACAAGGCCGTGTGGCGATCCGTAACATCCGTCGTGATGCGAATGGTGATATTAAAGCACTACTAAAAGAAAAAGAAATCGGCGAAGATGACGAGCGTCGTGCACAAGATGATATTCAAAAACTGACTGATACATATATCAAGCAAGTTGATTCTGTATTGGCAGATAAAGAAAAAGACTTAATGGAAGTGTAA
- the uppS gene encoding polyprenyl diphosphate synthase, whose protein sequence is MVNTSELEALVNDSKPKHVAIIMDGNGRWAEQRGKIRIKGHHEGVKSVRQVVSSALTIGVKSLTLFAFSSENWRRPEAEVSMLMKLFMTVLTREVKKLHKNQIRLNIIGDISAFSPAIQTKIAEAQALTMNNTKLTLNIAANYGGQSDIAHAAKKIAAAVKIGAISLEQIDDKMLGQHVAMADQPAVDLMIRTGGDHRISNFLLWQLAYAELYFSDILWPDFDNIAFEDAIFSFVNRERRFGGTGEQVRAILTKQQ, encoded by the coding sequence ATGGTAAACACCAGCGAACTCGAAGCGTTAGTTAATGACTCGAAACCCAAGCATGTTGCGATCATCATGGATGGCAATGGACGTTGGGCTGAGCAGCGTGGAAAAATACGTATTAAAGGTCACCATGAAGGCGTGAAATCTGTTCGCCAAGTTGTGAGTAGTGCATTAACTATTGGAGTTAAATCACTTACGTTATTTGCTTTTAGCAGTGAAAATTGGCGTCGACCTGAAGCTGAAGTTAGCATGTTGATGAAGTTATTCATGACAGTGTTAACTCGAGAAGTTAAAAAACTACATAAAAATCAAATCCGTCTAAACATCATCGGCGATATATCTGCCTTTAGTCCTGCCATTCAAACCAAGATCGCTGAAGCTCAGGCATTAACCATGAATAATACTAAGTTAACCCTTAATATTGCAGCCAATTACGGTGGCCAATCAGATATTGCACATGCAGCTAAGAAAATTGCTGCAGCCGTTAAAATTGGTGCAATTAGTCTTGAACAAATTGATGATAAAATGCTGGGTCAACACGTCGCAATGGCTGATCAGCCTGCCGTGGATCTGATGATCCGTACTGGCGGTGATCATCGAATTAGTAATTTTCTATTATGGCAATTGGCTTACGCAGAATTATATTTCAGTGATATATTATGGCCTGATTTTGACAATATAGCCTTTGAAGATGCCATCTTTAGCTTTGTAAACCGAGAACGTCGTTTTGGCGGTACTGGCGAACAAGTCAGAGCTATTTTAACAAAGCAGCAATAA
- a CDS encoding phosphatidate cytidylyltransferase, with product MLKQRITTALILAPLALAAIFLLPLQWYALAIAGVFILATKEWAVLVDKNNSKLPNALIVGYSLILGASLLVIPPDVRNIWQVTDGEIVLVPLVKGILTVGAVWWLICAALVLTYPNSAKVWTKNTLVKVVFGIVTLVPFFWAMLALRSYDYAHDQLSGAWLVMLVMFLVWGADSGAYFTGKKFGKNKLAPKVSPGKTREGFLGGVAVSMIIALIAAVVMTVSPSGELDGSKLVVVLFTCFVTSISSTLGDLNESMFKREAGVKDSGTLLPGHGGILDRIDSLTAALPVFAVIYLVWF from the coding sequence TTGCTTAAGCAACGAATTACGACCGCGTTAATTTTAGCGCCATTAGCGCTTGCCGCTATTTTTTTGTTACCCCTGCAATGGTATGCGCTTGCAATCGCCGGTGTTTTTATCTTAGCAACAAAAGAATGGGCTGTATTGGTTGATAAGAATAACAGTAAATTACCCAATGCTTTGATTGTTGGCTATTCCCTTATTCTTGGTGCATCATTATTAGTTATTCCACCTGATGTTCGTAATATCTGGCAAGTTACTGATGGTGAAATTGTTTTAGTACCATTAGTCAAAGGTATTTTAACTGTCGGTGCAGTGTGGTGGTTAATTTGTGCAGCATTAGTTTTGACGTATCCAAATAGCGCTAAAGTATGGACTAAAAATACACTTGTTAAAGTTGTGTTTGGTATCGTTACGCTAGTGCCTTTTTTCTGGGCTATGTTAGCACTACGCTCTTATGATTATGCGCATGACCAGTTGTCAGGTGCGTGGTTAGTGATGCTCGTGATGTTCTTAGTGTGGGGCGCGGATTCGGGTGCTTACTTTACCGGTAAAAAATTCGGTAAGAATAAACTAGCACCAAAAGTTAGCCCTGGTAAAACGCGTGAAGGTTTTCTTGGTGGTGTTGCAGTATCAATGATTATTGCGTTAATTGCTGCAGTTGTGATGACTGTATCACCTTCAGGGGAACTTGATGGCTCTAAGCTTGTCGTAGTTCTGTTCACGTGCTTTGTAACGTCAATTTCATCAACATTAGGTGATCTTAACGAGAGTATGTTTAAACGTGAAGCGGGTGTAAAAGACAGTGGTACATTATTACCTGGCCACGGTGGTATCCTTGATCGGATTGATAGTTTAACTGCTGCATTACCGGTATTTGCTGTTATTTATTTAGTTTGGTTTTAA
- the ispC gene encoding 1-deoxy-D-xylulose-5-phosphate reductoisomerase — MIGLTILGATGSIGKSTLAVIRQNPERFRVQALTANSNVAEMLAQCLEFKPCYAVMLNDVAAGQLAQQLKSLNCSTEVLSGMDALCQVATLDDADMVMAAIVGAAGLMPTLAAVRAGKRILLANKEALVMSGALFMEEVKASGAELLPIDSEHNAIFQAMPTAVQTNLGFCDLVAEGISKILLTGSGGPFRYSDIADLSAVTPAQACAHPNWSMGQKISVDSATMMNKGLEYIEAKWLFNADEAQIQVVIHPQSVIHSMVQYTDGSVLAQMGEPDMCTPIAHAMAYPQRVPSGIKPLDFFEMGELTFLKPDYARYPCLKLAIDACYQGQAATTTLNAVNEIAVDAFLTGQIGFTDIARVNETVLDAMTISEPNNIDGLIDIDCMARAAAQQTINRVTK, encoded by the coding sequence GTGATTGGATTAACGATACTGGGTGCAACCGGCTCGATCGGTAAAAGTACCCTTGCAGTTATTCGTCAAAATCCTGAGCGCTTTCGGGTACAGGCTTTAACGGCTAATAGTAATGTTGCTGAGATGCTGGCGCAATGTTTAGAGTTTAAACCTTGCTACGCCGTTATGCTTAATGATGTTGCAGCAGGCCAGTTAGCGCAACAACTTAAATCACTTAATTGCTCTACTGAAGTGCTTTCTGGAATGGATGCATTATGTCAGGTTGCTACGCTTGACGATGCCGACATGGTGATGGCAGCAATCGTCGGCGCGGCAGGTCTTATGCCAACCTTAGCCGCTGTTCGCGCGGGAAAACGGATACTACTAGCAAATAAAGAAGCGTTAGTGATGTCTGGCGCTTTATTTATGGAAGAAGTAAAAGCCAGTGGTGCTGAATTATTGCCAATCGATAGTGAACATAATGCTATTTTTCAAGCAATGCCAACTGCGGTACAAACTAATTTGGGTTTTTGTGATCTGGTTGCTGAGGGGATCAGTAAGATCTTATTAACCGGTTCAGGTGGTCCATTCCGCTATAGTGATATTGCTGATTTATCAGCAGTCACGCCAGCACAAGCCTGTGCACACCCTAATTGGTCAATGGGGCAGAAGATTTCAGTTGATTCTGCTACCATGATGAATAAAGGTCTCGAATATATTGAAGCGAAATGGTTATTTAATGCGGATGAAGCACAAATTCAAGTGGTGATTCATCCGCAGTCAGTGATTCACTCAATGGTGCAATATACTGATGGTTCAGTATTAGCACAAATGGGTGAACCGGATATGTGCACGCCAATAGCTCATGCAATGGCTTATCCACAGCGAGTGCCTTCTGGTATAAAACCATTAGACTTTTTTGAAATGGGTGAATTAACGTTTTTAAAGCCTGATTATGCGCGTTATCCCTGCTTGAAATTGGCGATTGATGCTTGCTATCAAGGTCAAGCTGCGACAACGACGTTAAATGCTGTGAATGAAATCGCGGTAGACGCCTTCTTAACCGGTCAGATTGGTTTCACTGATATTGCTCGTGTAAACGAGACTGTATTAGATGCGATGACCATCTCTGAACCCAATAATATTGATGGCTTGATTGATATTGATTGCATGGCTCGAGCAGCAGCACAACAAACAATTAATAGAGTAACAAAATGA
- the rseP gene encoding sigma E protease regulator RseP: protein MISSLWNLGAFIIALGILVAIHELGHFWVARRCGVKVLRFSIGFGKTLWMRTGKDGTEYVVAMIPLGGFVKMLDERVDDVPEALKSQSFNRKPVLARIAIVAAGPLANFALAIVAFWFMFMIGVPSVKPVIGEVAPHSVMAQAGVTDKAIITAIDDQEVKDWNDVSLKIIEHMGEPSMAVQLYLEDTNYTVSRQIDLRDWKFDPERESPIKSVGLTPYQPAVSQELAQVIKGSAGEKGGLLTGDRIIAVAQQPIDNWLMLVEKIQNSPDKMLAVTILRNGQQLELNVMPKGKIGTDGILKGYLGVAPVVASYPEDYLVDIQYGILDSVQQSVERTWQLTALTFKMIGRLVTGDISLNNLSGPISIAKSAGASADYGLVYFLGFLALISVNLGLMNLMPLPVLDGGHLVFYTFELITGRPVSEKIQEVGFKVGSVIIMLLTGLALFNDFSRL from the coding sequence ATGATATCGTCTTTATGGAATTTAGGTGCATTTATTATTGCCCTAGGTATTTTGGTTGCTATACATGAACTTGGCCACTTCTGGGTGGCACGTCGATGCGGCGTTAAAGTATTACGTTTTTCGATTGGTTTTGGTAAAACCCTATGGATGCGTACGGGTAAAGATGGCACTGAATATGTAGTTGCAATGATCCCGCTCGGTGGTTTTGTTAAAATGCTCGACGAGCGTGTTGATGACGTACCTGAAGCATTAAAATCTCAATCATTCAATCGTAAACCTGTACTAGCCAGAATAGCAATTGTTGCCGCTGGGCCTTTAGCAAACTTTGCATTAGCCATTGTTGCATTTTGGTTTATGTTCATGATCGGTGTGCCGAGTGTGAAACCTGTGATTGGTGAGGTTGCTCCTCATTCGGTGATGGCACAAGCGGGTGTTACTGACAAGGCTATTATAACCGCGATTGATGACCAAGAAGTAAAAGATTGGAATGATGTAAGCCTTAAAATAATTGAACACATGGGTGAACCATCGATGGCTGTTCAGTTATATCTTGAGGACACTAACTACACCGTGTCTCGTCAAATAGATTTACGGGATTGGAAATTTGATCCTGAGCGCGAGTCGCCGATAAAAAGCGTTGGTTTGACTCCTTATCAACCAGCTGTGAGTCAAGAATTAGCGCAAGTGATTAAAGGTAGCGCTGGTGAGAAAGGTGGTCTGCTTACCGGAGATAGAATTATTGCGGTCGCACAACAACCGATTGATAACTGGCTAATGTTGGTTGAAAAGATTCAAAACAGCCCTGATAAAATGTTAGCTGTAACCATACTTCGAAATGGCCAGCAGCTAGAATTAAATGTTATGCCAAAAGGTAAAATTGGTACGGATGGGATATTAAAAGGTTATTTAGGCGTTGCCCCTGTTGTTGCGAGTTATCCTGAAGATTATCTTGTTGATATTCAATATGGTATTCTAGATTCTGTACAGCAGTCTGTTGAGCGTACTTGGCAACTTACTGCGCTAACGTTTAAGATGATTGGCCGTTTAGTGACAGGTGATATTTCGCTGAACAATTTAAGTGGACCGATTTCCATTGCCAAAAGTGCCGGAGCCAGTGCCGACTATGGTTTGGTTTACTTTTTGGGTTTCCTCGCCTTGATTAGTGTTAATCTGGGTTTAATGAATTTAATGCCACTTCCTGTACTAGATGGTGGTCATTTGGTATTTTACACATTTGAACTTATCACTGGTCGACCTGTATCTGAAAAGATCCAAGAAGTCGGTTTCAAAGTTGGTTCAGTCATAATTATGCTATTAACGGGACTTGCCTTATTTAATGATTTTTCTCGTTTATAA
- the bamA gene encoding outer membrane protein assembly factor BamA: MIINKYLAGVLFSSACLFTSTTAVAASGSFIVKDIQVEGLQRVTLGAALLNIPLREGDSITRSDTALAVKKLYASGNFDDIKLYRDGSTLVFKVTELPTISSIEFVGNDAIPEEQLKESLSSSGIRVGEPIDRTIIRSVEQGLQEFYYGAGRYSAKINTILTPLPRNRIDIKFSFVEGKSAEIKQLNILGNTVYSTSELKNLFELSDHTPWWNVMADQQYQKQLLAGDLEKLRSHYVDNGYIRFKTESTQVSMTPDKQGIYITLKLDEGEQYKLGNISLTGNLLDKEEELRGLLALNSGELYSGASVTATEESLSRYLSRFGYAYPKVSTYPEINDEDHTVNLTIAVEPGPRIYVRRINFSGNDITKDEVLRREMRQMEGTWLSNRLIDRSKTRLNQLGFFETVNTNTVRVPGEMDVVDVNVQVKEQAAGSFNAGIGYGSESGVSLNMGIQQDNFFGTGNKAGINFSTNDYSKQVSLNYTDPYFTVDGVSFGGKIYATDFEAKEADIVDYNNRTYGISGSLGFPVNENNTLSFSLGYEWNKISKTTTYAQTKKFWDIYEKDVDEDGGFVVFQGFDLSASWRRRTLNRGVFATSGSEQKANFTMTVPGSDVQYFKMSFDNKYYVPLSTNHRWSVLMRGRVAYGNGYGQTSDGDDHVLPFYQNYYAGGFYSVRGFNSNTISPKGIQTAPKPGGGDNGYVATDSSIGGNALATGSLELIFPTPFLSEEYANLVRTTVFVDAGSVWDTEFDASVYESQTCLGSCQYYGDYSDPTRLRGSAGVSLQWLSPMGPLVFSLAKPLKKYDGDKTQVFTFNIGTTF, from the coding sequence ATGATAATTAATAAATATTTAGCTGGCGTACTATTTTCAAGTGCTTGCTTATTTACAAGTACGACAGCGGTAGCCGCTTCTGGTAGCTTCATTGTTAAAGATATTCAAGTCGAAGGCTTACAGCGCGTGACATTAGGTGCTGCATTGTTGAATATTCCATTACGTGAAGGGGATAGCATTACTCGTAGCGATACGGCTCTCGCGGTGAAAAAATTATATGCATCAGGTAATTTTGATGATATCAAACTGTACCGCGACGGTTCGACGCTTGTTTTTAAAGTCACTGAATTACCCACGATCAGTAGTATTGAGTTTGTTGGTAATGATGCGATTCCAGAAGAGCAGTTAAAAGAAAGTCTTAGTTCATCTGGTATTCGTGTCGGTGAGCCTATCGATCGTACTATTATTCGTTCAGTAGAGCAGGGACTACAAGAATTCTATTATGGTGCTGGCCGTTACAGTGCTAAAATTAATACCATTCTTACCCCGTTACCCCGTAACCGTATTGATATTAAATTCAGTTTTGTTGAAGGCAAATCAGCAGAAATTAAACAGCTTAATATCTTAGGTAACACAGTCTATTCAACATCAGAATTAAAAAACCTGTTTGAGCTAAGTGATCATACGCCATGGTGGAACGTTATGGCGGATCAACAGTATCAAAAGCAGTTGCTTGCAGGTGATTTAGAGAAACTGCGTAGTCACTATGTTGATAACGGTTATATTCGTTTTAAGACAGAATCAACGCAAGTATCAATGACGCCAGATAAGCAAGGTATTTATATTACCCTTAAACTTGATGAAGGTGAGCAATATAAACTTGGTAATATTAGCCTAACAGGTAACTTATTAGACAAAGAAGAAGAGTTACGCGGCTTATTGGCGCTTAACTCTGGCGAGCTATACAGTGGTGCAAGTGTAACAGCAACGGAAGAAAGCCTAAGTCGTTATTTAAGCCGCTTCGGTTACGCTTATCCAAAAGTATCTACTTACCCAGAAATCAATGATGAAGATCATACGGTTAATCTAACGATTGCCGTCGAACCGGGTCCTCGTATCTATGTGCGCCGTATTAACTTTTCGGGTAACGATATCACTAAAGATGAAGTACTACGTCGTGAAATGCGTCAAATGGAAGGTACTTGGTTATCGAATCGTTTAATTGATCGCTCTAAAACCCGTCTAAATCAGCTTGGTTTCTTCGAAACCGTAAACACCAATACGGTACGTGTACCAGGTGAAATGGATGTGGTTGATGTTAATGTGCAAGTGAAAGAACAGGCTGCGGGTTCATTTAATGCAGGTATTGGCTATGGTTCTGAATCTGGCGTAAGTTTAAATATGGGGATTCAACAGGATAACTTCTTTGGTACAGGTAACAAGGCCGGTATTAATTTTAGTACTAATGATTACTCGAAACAGGTGAGCTTAAACTATACTGACCCTTACTTCACTGTCGATGGTGTGAGTTTTGGTGGTAAAATTTACGCTACTGATTTTGAAGCAAAGGAAGCGGATATTGTTGATTATAACAACCGTACCTATGGTATCTCTGGCAGCTTAGGTTTCCCGGTTAATGAAAATAATACCTTAAGCTTTAGCTTAGGTTATGAATGGAATAAAATTTCGAAAACCACGACCTATGCGCAAACTAAGAAATTTTGGGACATCTATGAAAAAGATGTCGATGAAGATGGTGGCTTCGTGGTATTCCAAGGTTTTGATTTGTCAGCGTCTTGGCGTCGTCGCACCTTAAACCGCGGTGTGTTTGCAACATCGGGGTCGGAGCAAAAAGCCAACTTTACAATGACAGTACCAGGTTCGGATGTACAGTATTTTAAAATGAGTTTTGATAACAAATATTATGTACCGCTATCAACAAACCACCGCTGGTCAGTATTAATGCGTGGTCGTGTTGCTTACGGTAATGGTTATGGTCAGACATCAGATGGTGATGATCATGTGTTACCATTTTATCAAAATTATTATGCCGGTGGCTTCTACTCTGTACGTGGCTTCAACAGTAATACCATCAGTCCAAAAGGTATACAGACCGCACCTAAACCAGGTGGCGGCGATAATGGCTATGTAGCAACAGATTCTTCTATTGGTGGTAATGCATTAGCAACCGGGAGTTTGGAACTGATTTTCCCTACGCCATTCTTAAGTGAAGAATATGCCAATTTAGTACGTACAACGGTATTTGTTGATGCTGGTTCGGTATGGGATACTGAATTTGATGCATCAGTATATGAATCACAGACTTGTCTTGGTAGTTGTCAATACTACGGTGACTATTCAGATCCAACGCGACTGCGTGGTTCTGCGGGCGTCAGCTTGCAGTGGCTGTCTCCAATGGGCCCGTTAGTATTCTCATTAGCAAAACCGCTGAAAAAATATGACGGTGATAAAACTCAAGTATTTACCTTTAATATAGGTACTACTTTCTAA
- a CDS encoding OmpH family outer membrane protein: protein MKKLIKATALALALGASFTASAAGYAVVDAGKVLQQLPQREAIGKRLNEEFQTRAVELNKLQKELVELNEKRQRDAALMTPAEQTKLVRKLEELDAQLKLKGKAFKEDQQRRGQEENNKLLALLQNAIKTVSKRDGYDLVVTNQAVLFVDPKLDISDKIIQELSK from the coding sequence ATGAAAAAATTAATTAAAGCAACGGCATTAGCACTGGCTCTTGGTGCATCATTTACTGCAAGTGCAGCGGGTTATGCTGTTGTTGATGCAGGTAAGGTCTTACAGCAATTACCGCAACGTGAAGCGATTGGTAAGCGTTTGAATGAAGAGTTTCAAACACGTGCTGTTGAGCTGAATAAATTGCAGAAAGAATTGGTTGAATTAAATGAAAAGCGTCAACGTGATGCGGCATTAATGACACCAGCTGAGCAAACGAAATTGGTGCGTAAGTTAGAAGAATTAGATGCGCAACTGAAATTAAAAGGTAAGGCATTTAAAGAAGATCAACAACGTCGTGGCCAAGAAGAAAATAACAAATTATTAGCGCTATTACAAAATGCAATTAAGACTGTATCTAAGCGTGATGGCTATGATCTTGTAGTTACCAATCAAGCTGTGCTATTTGTCGATCCAAAATTAGATATTTCTGACAAAATAATTCAAGAATTAAGTAAGTAA
- the lpxD gene encoding UDP-3-O-(3-hydroxymyristoyl)glucosamine N-acyltransferase — MALTLQQIATAIQAELHGDGSIEINAINSMQNAQSGSITFLSDSKYSAQLATVAASAVILKPDDLAACNTNALVMKNPYVGFALAAQLLDTTPAPATDIAPSAVIADDVVLGDNVAIGANAVIETGVSLADNVIIGAGCFIGKNTRIGQSTKLWANVTIYHNIEIGSDCLFQSGAVIGADGFGYANDAGKWIKIPQLGRVIIGDRVEIGACTTVDRGALDNTIIADGVILDNQCQVGHNVEIGENTAISGGTLLAGSLKLGKQCMIGGGSVINGHMEITDNVNITGMSMVMRPIDKAGLYSSGIPAQANREWRRQTARVMKIDDMHKRLSKLEKSS; from the coding sequence ATGGCACTGACGTTACAACAAATTGCAACTGCAATTCAAGCTGAACTACACGGCGATGGTAGCATCGAGATTAATGCAATTAATTCGATGCAAAATGCACAGTCAGGTAGTATCACTTTCTTAAGTGATAGCAAATACAGCGCTCAATTAGCGACTGTTGCGGCGTCCGCTGTGATTCTTAAACCGGATGATCTTGCCGCGTGTAATACCAATGCATTAGTTATGAAAAATCCCTATGTTGGTTTTGCATTAGCTGCGCAGTTACTTGATACTACACCTGCGCCAGCAACAGATATTGCCCCGAGTGCAGTGATTGCTGATGATGTGGTATTAGGTGACAATGTAGCTATTGGTGCTAACGCGGTTATTGAAACAGGCGTATCACTCGCGGATAACGTGATAATTGGTGCGGGCTGTTTTATTGGTAAAAATACCCGAATTGGTCAGAGCACTAAATTGTGGGCAAATGTTACTATTTATCATAACATCGAAATTGGCAGTGATTGCTTGTTCCAAAGTGGTGCTGTGATTGGTGCCGATGGTTTCGGTTATGCCAATGATGCTGGTAAGTGGATTAAGATCCCACAATTGGGTCGTGTTATTATTGGTGACCGTGTTGAGATTGGTGCGTGTACAACGGTTGATCGTGGCGCGTTAGATAATACCATTATTGCCGATGGCGTTATTTTAGATAATCAATGTCAAGTCGGTCATAATGTTGAAATAGGTGAAAATACGGCTATCTCGGGTGGTACTCTGTTAGCTGGAAGCTTAAAACTAGGTAAACAATGCATGATTGGTGGTGGTAGTGTTATCAATGGTCATATGGAAATAACCGATAACGTTAATATTACTGGTATGTCGATGGTAATGCGTCCGATTGATAAAGCGGGTCTTTATTCATCAGGTATTCCAGCACAAGCCAACCGTGAATGGCGTCGTCAAACTGCCCGTGTAATGAAAATTGATGATATGCACAAACGCTTATCTAAATTAGAAAAATCAAGTTAG
- the fabZ gene encoding 3-hydroxyacyl-ACP dehydratase FabZ → MELLPHRYPFLLVDRVLDFEAGKSLHAVKNVSVNEPQFTGHFPKQPIFPGVLILEALAQASGLLGYKSSGGPSDNELYYFAGIDKARFRQPVVPGDVLHLHIELIKERRGIGRFTAIAKVDGKVVCDAEIMCARREAK, encoded by the coding sequence ATGGAATTATTGCCACATAGGTACCCATTTTTACTTGTTGATAGAGTACTCGATTTCGAAGCGGGTAAATCCTTACATGCAGTTAAAAATGTATCGGTAAATGAACCTCAATTTACGGGGCATTTCCCAAAACAGCCTATTTTCCCTGGTGTATTAATTTTAGAAGCATTAGCGCAAGCATCTGGTCTTCTAGGTTATAAGTCATCTGGTGGCCCTAGCGATAATGAGCTGTATTATTTTGCCGGTATTGATAAGGCGCGTTTTCGTCAACCTGTAGTACCGGGGGATGTATTACATCTGCATATTGAATTAATTAAAGAACGCCGTGGTATCGGTCGCTTTACTGCAATTGCAAAAGTTGATGGCAAAGTAGTTTGTGACGCAGAGATCATGTGTGCAAGACGAGAGGCGAAATAG
- the lpxA gene encoding acyl-ACP--UDP-N-acetylglucosamine O-acyltransferase, whose product MIHETVIVHESAKIGNNVKIGPWTTIGENVEIGDDCVIASHVVINGPCKIGKGNRFFQFGSIGEECQDLKYAGENTRLEIGDNNVFREGVTIHRGTVQDQALTKIGSNCLFMVNVHVAHDVIIGDNCIFANNATLAGHVHIGDFVIFGGHAAIHQFGKVGSHAFIAGGSVIIKDIPPYVMASGHHAKPFGINSEGLKRRGFDADAIKAVKRAYRVLYRQDNTLAEALTVLEASAKEQPSVALFTEFLKTNERGIIR is encoded by the coding sequence GTGATCCATGAAACAGTTATTGTGCATGAAAGCGCAAAAATTGGTAACAATGTAAAAATTGGTCCTTGGACTACCATTGGCGAAAACGTTGAGATTGGTGATGATTGTGTGATCGCTTCTCATGTTGTTATCAATGGTCCTTGTAAAATTGGTAAAGGCAATCGCTTTTTCCAATTTGGTTCAATTGGTGAAGAATGCCAAGACCTTAAATACGCAGGTGAAAACACGCGTCTTGAGATTGGTGATAATAACGTGTTCCGTGAAGGCGTAACAATTCACCGTGGTACAGTACAAGATCAAGCTTTAACCAAAATTGGCAGTAATTGCTTATTTATGGTGAATGTCCATGTTGCCCATGATGTGATCATTGGTGATAACTGTATTTTTGCTAACAACGCGACATTAGCTGGTCATGTACACATTGGTGATTTTGTGATCTTTGGTGGTCATGCTGCGATCCACCAATTTGGTAAAGTAGGTTCTCATGCCTTTATTGCCGGTGGCTCGGTTATCATTAAAGATATTCCACCGTATGTAATGGCATCGGGTCATCACGCTAAGCCTTTTGGTATCAATTCTGAAGGTCTAAAGCGCCGCGGTTTTGATGCTGATGCGATTAAAGCGGTTAAGCGTGCTTACCGTGTATTATACCGTCAAGACAATACCCTTGCTGAAGCTTTAACAGTATTAGAAGCAAGTGCAAAAGAACAACCGAGCGTTGCTTTGTTTACAGAATTTTTAAAAACCAATGAACGTGGTATTATTCGTTAA